In Verrucomicrobiales bacterium, the genomic stretch TCGACCACCCCATATTTCTTGGCCGCCTCCAGGCTCTGCACATCAAAAATGCCCAGGATGGGGGCGTTTCGCTCGCGGCAAACACGACCGAAATCGGTGAGATCTTGGGAGAATAAATTGTCGCCCGCGATCACCATGATGTCGTCGTCCACCTTCTCCTGCGTCAGAACATAATGCAGATCTCCAATCGCCCCCAGCCGGTTGTCCTCGGAGGTCGAGCCATCGTTGACCACCTTGATGACGGCACTACCCCGGGTTCCCTGGTTCTGAGCCGCCCAGGCCTCGAAGTGCGGGGTGAACTTGGCGTTGGTCACCACGTAGATGTGGTCAATCTTTCCCGCCGGACACAGACGATCCAGCACATGGTCGATCATGGGCTTACCAGCCACCGGGAGAAGCGGCTTGGGCTGGTTGAGTGTCAGCGGATAGAGCCGAGTGGCATAGCCGGCGGCAAGGACGATGATTTTCAAGTGGACTAGAGGCTAGTTTTTGTCGTTTTGGAACAATGTGGGCGCGACCTTGCGAGCGTAGCTGCGGGACCGCTCCAGGATCTCGGCGCCTGACTCGCTCGCCAAAGCGCTCTCCGCGAGCGCAATGGCCTCGCTCATCTTAATCTGGCGAATCAGAAACTTAATCGCCGGAACCAGAGGGGGCGCGACGCTGAACTCAGCGACACCCAAACCTAGAATCAGAGGGGTCAGCTGGGGATCACTGGCCATCTCCCCGCAGATGCCTGTCCAGATTCCGTGCTTCTTGCCCGCGTCCACCGTCGTCTTGATGAGGCGCACGATGGCAGGATGGGTCGGCTCGTAGAGATGAGCAATCTTCTCGTTCAGCCGGTCCACCGCCAAGGAATATTGGATCAGGTCGTTCGTGCCCAAACTGAAGAACTTCGCCCGCTTGGCCAAGGACTCAGCTGCCAGCGCCGCAGAAGGAATCTCGATCATGGCGCCAATCTCCATGTCCTCATTGAAGGCAACGCCCTCAGAGCGCAGCTCCTGCTTGACCTCCTCCACCAACGCATTGGCCTGGTTGAGTTCGTCCAAACCGGAAATCATGGGATACATCATCTTGACGTTTCCATGCACCGAGGAACGGATAATGGCCCGCAGCTGGGCTCGAAAGATCTCCCTCTCCTGCAAACAAAACCGGATGGCTCGCCAGCCCAGGAACGGGTTCATCTCCTGCGGCACCGCCAAATGGGAGAGGATTTTGTCGCCGCCTAAATCCAAGGTGCGGATAATGACCGGGCACGGATTCAGCGATCGGGCCACCTCGTCATACGAGGCAAACTGCTGCTCCTCGGTGGGAGGGGTCTCTTGGTTGATAAACAAATACTCCGTTCGAAACAACCCAACCCCCTCCGCCCCATTGGCTTTTACCGCCTCGATGTCCTCCGCGCGCTCGATGTTCGCCGACAACACCACGCGAACCCCGTCCCGGGTCACCGCCGGCTGATCGCGAACCTCACGGAGCCTGTCCTCTAAACTCACCTGCCGTTTGACGATCTGACCATACTCGAACAGAGTCTGGTCCGTCGGATTCAAAATCACTAACCCGTTGTAACCATCGAGCAGGATCTCCTGCCCATTCCGTAGGTCTTGGCTGATGGTCTGCAGCCCAACCACCGCCGGAATTCGATGGGACCGAGCCATGATGGCCGTGTGAGAGGTCCGACTGCCGGCATCGGTCGCAAATCCCAGAACCTTCTTCTTGTCCAGCATGGCGGTCTGGGAAGGGGTGAGATCGTGGCTGATGATGATGCACGGCTCGGTCAGACTCTCGAGCACCGCTGGCTGCCGCCGACCCAACAAATTGTTCAGAATGCGTGAGGACACATCTCGCATATCCGCCGCCCGCTCCCGCAGATACTCATCCTCGCTCTCACTCAGCGTGGTGGCATACTTTTCCGCAAACTGATGAAACGCAAATTCCGCGTTCATCTTTTGCTGCTGAATCCTGCGGGTTACTTCTTCAATCAACGTAGGATCTTCCAGAACAAGAAGATGCGCATCAAAAATACTCGCATCCTTAACCCCAAGAGTTTGGGTCACCTGACGCTGAACCTCCAAGATCTCCTTGCGAGTATCGGCCAATCCCTGCTCCAACCGCTTCACCTCGGCGTCCAATTCCTCGTCAGGAATGGTGTAGTGA encodes the following:
- the ptsP gene encoding phosphoenolpyruvate--protein phosphotransferase, whose translation is MPASRKKAERIFRGIPVSAGVCRGRTLVLVNPKEDSITHYTIPDEELDAEVKRLEQGLADTRKEILEVQRQVTQTLGVKDASIFDAHLLVLEDPTLIEEVTRRIQQQKMNAEFAFHQFAEKYATTLSESEDEYLRERAADMRDVSSRILNNLLGRRQPAVLESLTEPCIIISHDLTPSQTAMLDKKKVLGFATDAGSRTSHTAIMARSHRIPAVVGLQTISQDLRNGQEILLDGYNGLVILNPTDQTLFEYGQIVKRQVSLEDRLREVRDQPAVTRDGVRVVLSANIERAEDIEAVKANGAEGVGLFRTEYLFINQETPPTEEQQFASYDEVARSLNPCPVIIRTLDLGGDKILSHLAVPQEMNPFLGWRAIRFCLQEREIFRAQLRAIIRSSVHGNVKMMYPMISGLDELNQANALVEEVKQELRSEGVAFNEDMEIGAMIEIPSAALAAESLAKRAKFFSLGTNDLIQYSLAVDRLNEKIAHLYEPTHPAIVRLIKTTVDAGKKHGIWTGICGEMASDPQLTPLILGLGVAEFSVAPPLVPAIKFLIRQIKMSEAIALAESALASESGAEILERSRSYARKVAPTLFQNDKN
- a CDS encoding nucleotidyltransferase family protein, with amino-acid sequence MVLAAGYATRLYPLTLNQPKPLLPVAGKPMIDHVLDRLCPAGKIDHIYVVTNAKFTPHFEAWAAQNQGTRGSAVIKVVNDGSTSEDNRLGAIGDLHYVLTQEKVDDDIMVIAGDNLFSQDLTDFGRVCRERNAPILGIFDVQSLEAAKKYGVVDLDANGVLKSFVEKPTDPATSLIGIALYYYPKATLPQIRQYIQEGNNPDQPGRLIQWLCPRTPVFTWKVPGLWFDIGSKETLEEANQIFAKMGKP